From Epinephelus lanceolatus isolate andai-2023 chromosome 2, ASM4190304v1, whole genome shotgun sequence, one genomic window encodes:
- the LOC117254027 gene encoding uncharacterized protein LOC117254027: MGGKLSKKRKGYDVSDPKEAKDGTAAPAKAEAGTPPTEAEVTAEAGNVVEEAVGSAVAAVTEAVKAPEEPKSAPPEEPAPVEEQAPAAEKAAPVEEAPVAAEKAAPVEEAPVAAEKAAPVEEAPAAAEKAALVVEAPVAAEKAAPVEEAPAAAEKATPVEEAPAAAEKAAPVEEPPAAAEKAAPVEEPPAAAEKAAPVTDEPAAAVEEPVVVAEELTPAAVESAPVVEEQAPVVEGEAPVKLPEVTAAAEEPSAPAPEEPTPSEVEPEPAAELPVEEPAAAVVTVPEPEVAASPEEAPKDPEPEPLPETVTEPEATVEETVVHAAVPEPEPAAEPVLEQAPEPEQPPKPEPAAELEAEPEQQPEPESVEAPEQEPVQEQAPEPELEQSPEPKPEQVPECLIETDGPAAAEEEEEEEEEVEPEPIVATSDVTELENVEAEAPESATEEVPAKDQPVEEESIATEASSTEAAPEPEATEPVPEIVISESASANEVSAESEEVAEASVEEVPCPEPEVESKMENGDIESSSVTEDVAEVDALPAVNGECADSAATETEECVNGDEKPEETPIKEQSDFELKKEVSLSGDVQEVPDAVSDLADGLSTEVTQAV; encoded by the coding sequence ATGGGAGGCAAACTGAGCAAGAAGAGGAAGGGATATGATGTGAGCGACCCCAAAGAGGCGAAAGATGGGACCGCAGCACCGGCTAAAGCGGAGGCTGGAACCCCACCCACAGAGGCCGAAGTGACAGCTGAGGCAGGCAATGTGGTAGAGGAAGCTGTGGGGTCAGCTGTGGCAGCAGTCACTGAAGCTGTCAAAGCTCCAGAAGAGCCCAAATCTGCACCTCCAGAGGAACCAGCTCCAGTAGAGGAACAGGCTCCCGCAGCAGAGAAGGCCGCTCCAGTAGAGGAAGCACCTGTAGCAGCAGAGAAGGCAGCTCCGGTAGAGGAAGCACCTGTAGCAGCAGAGAAGGCAGCTCCGGTAGAGGAagcacctgcagcagcagagaaggCAGCTCTGGTAGTGGAAGCACCTGTAGCAGCAGAGAAGGCAGCTCCGGTAGAGGAagcacctgcagcagcagagaaggCCACTCCAGTAGAGGAagcacctgcagcagcagagaaggCAGCTCCGGTAGAGGAACCACCTGCGGCAGCAGAGAAGGCAGCTCCAGTAGAGGAaccacctgcagcagcagagaaggCAGCTCCAGTAACAGATGAACCAGCTGCAGCAGTAGAGGAACCAGTCGTAGTAGCGGAGGAATTAACTCCAGCAGCAGTGGAGTCAGCCCCAGTAGTAGAGGAACAAGCTCCAGTCGTAGAGGGAGAAGCTCCAGTCAAGCTCCCAGAggttacagcagcagcagaggaaccCTCTGCTCCAGCACCAGAAGAACCCACGCCTAGTGAAGTTGAACCTGAGCCTGCAGCTGAGCTTCCTGTAGAAGAACCTGCTGCAGCTGTAGTAACTGTGCCAGAGCCAGAGGTTGCTGCCAGCCCAGAGGAAGCACCCAAGGACCCAGAGCCAGAGCCCCTCCCAGAGACTGTTACTGAGCCAGAAGCCACTGTGGAGGAGACAGTGGTCCATGCTGCTGTCCCTGaaccagagccagctgcagagCCAGTGCTGGAGCAAGCCCCAGAACCAGAGCAACCCCCCAAGCCAGAGCCAGCAGCAGAGCTTGAGGCAGAGCCAGAGCAACAACCAGAGCCAGAGTCAGTGGAAGCACCAGAGCAAGAACCTGTACAAGAGCAAGCACCAGAACCAGAGCTTGAACAATCACCAGAGCCAAAACCAGAGCAAGTACCTGAGTGTTTAATAGAGACTGATggacctgcagcagcagaagaagaagaagaagaagaagaagaagttgagCCAGAACCAATTGTGGCCACATCTGACGTTACTGAACTTGAGAATGTGGAAGCAGAAGCACCTGAGAGTGCCACAGAGGAGGTCCCCGCTAAAGATCAGCCTGTAGAAGAGGAATCTATTGCAACAGAGGCCTCCAGCACTGAGGCGGCACCTGAGCCAGAAGCAACAGAACCTGTCCCTGAGATTGTCATCTCGGAGTCAGCCTCTGCCAACGAAGTCAGTGCTGAGTCTGAAGAGGTAGCTGAAGCCTCTGTGGAAGAGGTGCCTTGCCCAGAGCCTGAGGTAGAAAGCAAGATGGAGAATGGAGATATAGAGAGCTCTTCTGTTACAGAGGATGTGGCAGAAGTAGATGCACTTCCAGCTGTGAATGGAGAGTGTGCAGATTCTGCtgccacagagacagaggaatgTGTTAATGGTGATGAAAAGCCCGAGGAGACGCCTATCAAGGAGCAGAGTGACTTTGAACTGAAAAAGGAGGTGAGCCTGAGCGGGGATGTCCAGGAAGTTCCAGACGCAGTCTCCGACTTGGCAGACGGTCTCAGCACTGAGGTCACCCAGGCAGTCTGA
- the dync1li2 gene encoding cytoplasmic dynein 1 light intermediate chain 2 isoform X2: MAPVLEKQLPGAAGAGDNNNEEEEGQNLWTSILSEVSTRSSSKLPSGKNILIFGEDGSGKTSLMAKLQGVEHNKRGRGLEYLYLNVNDEDRDDLTRCNVWILDGDLYHKGLLKFAISAQSLPDCLAIFVADMSRPWTIMESLQKWASVLRDHVDKLKIPPEDMREMEQKMVKAFQEYTEPEDANPSSPQRRAPTAGEDEAVVLPLGDNTLTHNLGIPVLIVCTKCDAVSVLEKEHDYREEHFDFIQSHMRQFCLQYGAGLIYTSVKEEKNLDLLYKYILHKMYDFQFTTPALVVEKDAVFIPSGWDNEKKIAILHENLTTVRAEDPFEDFITKPPVRKLVHDKEINAEDEQVFLMKQQSLLAKQPATPTRGATESPGRTASGSPRPAGRAGQPNVTSSSPMAAVKKPDPNMKAGAANEGVLANFFNSLLSKKTGAPGSPGSGAVGAGVQGSAKKTEAGFD, encoded by the exons ATGGCTCCCGTTCTGGAGAAACAGCTCCCGGGCGCAGCCGGCGCAGGCGACAATAACAACGAAGAGGAAGAAGGACAAAACCTTTG GACctcaatactgagtgaagtttcGACTAGATCGAGTTCAAAGTTGCCGTCAGGAAAAAACATCCTGATATTTG GTGAGGATGGATCAGGAAAAACATCACTTATGGCCAAACTTCAAGGAGTTGAACACaacaagagagggagaggactgGAGTATCTGTACTTAAACGTCAATGATGAAGACAGAGATG ACCTCACTCGCTGTAATGTGTGGATCCTGGATGGAGACCTATACCACAAAGGCCTACTTAAGTTTGCCATTTCAGCTCAGTCACTACCCGACTGTCTAGCTATATTCGTTGCGGATATGTCACGGCCCTGGACCATTATGGAGTCACTGCAGAAGTGGGCCAGTGTTCTACGTGACCATGTGGACAAGCTCAAGATCCCTCCAGAGGACATGAGAGAAATGGAGCAGAAGA TGGTGAAAGCGTTCCAAGAGTACACAGAACCGGAGGATGCCAACCCATCCTCCCCACAGAGACGGGCCCCAACAGCAGGGGAAGACGAGGCCGTTGTGCTACCACTTGGGgacaacacactcacacacaacctGGGCATTCCAGTGCTAATAGTTTGCACAAAG TGTGACGCGGTCAGCGTACTAGAGAAGGAGCACGACTACAGAGAGGAGCACTTTGATTTCATCCAGTCGCACATGAGGCAGTTTTGCTTACAGT ATGGAGCTGGCCTGATCTATACTTCAGTCAAAGAGGAGAAGAACCTGGATCTGCTTTACAAATATATATTGCATAAGATGTATGACTTCCAGTTCACCACACCTGCCTTAGTGGTGGAGAAGGATGCAGTGTTCAT TCCATCTGGATGGGATAATGAGAAGAAAATTGCGATTTTGCATGAAAACCTAACAACAGTCAGAGCCGAGGATCCATTTGAAGATTTTATCACAAAGCCTCCAGTACGAAAG CTGGTTCATGACAAAGAGATAAATGCAGAGGATGAGCAGGTATTCCTGATGAAGCAACAG TCTTTGTTAGCAAAGCAGCCAGCCACACCAACAAGAGGAGCAACA GAGTCTCCAGGACGGACAGCCTCAGGGTCACCCAGGCCTGCGGGTCGCGCCGGCCAACCAAATGTGACCAGCAGCTCACCAATGGCTGCTGTCAAAAAGCCTGACCCCAACATGAAAG CAGGGGCTGCCAATGAGGGAGTGCTGGCTAACTTCTTCAACAGTCTGTTGAGTAAAAAGACTGGAGCCCCAGGGAGCCCAGGAAGTGGAGCAGTTGGAGCTGGAGTTCAAGGGTCCGCCAAGAAAACAG AAGCCGGGTTTGACTGA
- the dync1li2 gene encoding cytoplasmic dynein 1 light intermediate chain 2 isoform X1: MAPVLEKQLPGAAGAGDNNNEEEEGQNLWTSILSEVSTRSSSKLPSGKNILIFGEDGSGKTSLMAKLQGVEHNKRGRGLEYLYLNVNDEDRDDLTRCNVWILDGDLYHKGLLKFAISAQSLPDCLAIFVADMSRPWTIMESLQKWASVLRDHVDKLKIPPEDMREMEQKMVKAFQEYTEPEDANPSSPQRRAPTAGEDEAVVLPLGDNTLTHNLGIPVLIVCTKCDAVSVLEKEHDYREEHFDFIQSHMRQFCLQYGAGLIYTSVKEEKNLDLLYKYILHKMYDFQFTTPALVVEKDAVFIPSGWDNEKKIAILHENLTTVRAEDPFEDFITKPPVRKLVHDKEINAEDEQVFLMKQQSLLAKQPATPTRGATESPGRTASGSPRPAGRAGQPNVTSSSPMAAVKKPDPNMKAGAANEGVLANFFNSLLSKKTGAPGSPGSGAVGAGVQGSAKKTGQKPGLTDVQAELDRMTRKQDSMVSANNIPPPTENEA, from the exons ATGGCTCCCGTTCTGGAGAAACAGCTCCCGGGCGCAGCCGGCGCAGGCGACAATAACAACGAAGAGGAAGAAGGACAAAACCTTTG GACctcaatactgagtgaagtttcGACTAGATCGAGTTCAAAGTTGCCGTCAGGAAAAAACATCCTGATATTTG GTGAGGATGGATCAGGAAAAACATCACTTATGGCCAAACTTCAAGGAGTTGAACACaacaagagagggagaggactgGAGTATCTGTACTTAAACGTCAATGATGAAGACAGAGATG ACCTCACTCGCTGTAATGTGTGGATCCTGGATGGAGACCTATACCACAAAGGCCTACTTAAGTTTGCCATTTCAGCTCAGTCACTACCCGACTGTCTAGCTATATTCGTTGCGGATATGTCACGGCCCTGGACCATTATGGAGTCACTGCAGAAGTGGGCCAGTGTTCTACGTGACCATGTGGACAAGCTCAAGATCCCTCCAGAGGACATGAGAGAAATGGAGCAGAAGA TGGTGAAAGCGTTCCAAGAGTACACAGAACCGGAGGATGCCAACCCATCCTCCCCACAGAGACGGGCCCCAACAGCAGGGGAAGACGAGGCCGTTGTGCTACCACTTGGGgacaacacactcacacacaacctGGGCATTCCAGTGCTAATAGTTTGCACAAAG TGTGACGCGGTCAGCGTACTAGAGAAGGAGCACGACTACAGAGAGGAGCACTTTGATTTCATCCAGTCGCACATGAGGCAGTTTTGCTTACAGT ATGGAGCTGGCCTGATCTATACTTCAGTCAAAGAGGAGAAGAACCTGGATCTGCTTTACAAATATATATTGCATAAGATGTATGACTTCCAGTTCACCACACCTGCCTTAGTGGTGGAGAAGGATGCAGTGTTCAT TCCATCTGGATGGGATAATGAGAAGAAAATTGCGATTTTGCATGAAAACCTAACAACAGTCAGAGCCGAGGATCCATTTGAAGATTTTATCACAAAGCCTCCAGTACGAAAG CTGGTTCATGACAAAGAGATAAATGCAGAGGATGAGCAGGTATTCCTGATGAAGCAACAG TCTTTGTTAGCAAAGCAGCCAGCCACACCAACAAGAGGAGCAACA GAGTCTCCAGGACGGACAGCCTCAGGGTCACCCAGGCCTGCGGGTCGCGCCGGCCAACCAAATGTGACCAGCAGCTCACCAATGGCTGCTGTCAAAAAGCCTGACCCCAACATGAAAG CAGGGGCTGCCAATGAGGGAGTGCTGGCTAACTTCTTCAACAGTCTGTTGAGTAAAAAGACTGGAGCCCCAGGGAGCCCAGGAAGTGGAGCAGTTGGAGCTGGAGTTCAAGGGTCCGCCAAGAAAACAG GGCAGAAGCCGGGTTTGACTGATGTCCAGGCGGAGTTGGACAGGATGACTCGCAAACAAGACTCCATGGTTTCAGCTAACAACATACCACCGCCGACCGAGAACGAAGCGTGA